From Nycticebus coucang isolate mNycCou1 chromosome 6, mNycCou1.pri, whole genome shotgun sequence, the proteins below share one genomic window:
- the LOC128588551 gene encoding olfactory receptor 149, which translates to MRNLSVVTEFILLGIPHSEGLETTLLVLFLSFYIFTLMGNLLILLAIVSSSRLHTPMYFFLCKLSIFDIFFPSVSSPKMLFYLSGNSRTISYAGCVAQLFFYHFLGCTECFLYTVMAYDRFVAICYPLRYTVIMSHRVCAILAMGTSFFGCIQATFLTTLTFQLPYCGPNEVDYYFCDIPVMLKLACADTSALEMVGFISVGLMPLSCFLLILTSYSRIVCSILQIRSAEGRRHTFSTCSAHLTAILLFYMPVVLIYLRPTPSPWLDATVQLLNNLVTPMLNPLIYSLRNKEVKSSLRKVLHQVGFLPEQL; encoded by the coding sequence ATGAGGAATCTCTCGGTGGTGACTGAATTTATCCTGCTGGGCATCCCACACTCCGAGGGCCTGGAGACGActctcttggttttgtttttgtccttttaCATCTTCACCCTCATGGGGAACCTGCTCATCCTGCTGGCCATTGTCTCCTCCTCTCGGCTTCACactcccatgtacttcttcctgtgCAAGCTGTCtatttttgacatatttttcCCTTCTGTCAGCTCCCCCAAGATGCTGTTCTACCTCTCGGGGAACAGCCGCACCATCTCCTATGCAGGCTGCGTGGCCCAGCTCTTCTTCTACCATTTCTTGGGCTGCACCGAGTGTTTCCTCTACACGGTAATGGCCTATGACCGCTTTGTTGCCATATGTTACCCTCTACGCTACACCGTCATCATGAGCCACCGAGTGTGCGCCATCCTGGCCATGGGGACCTCATTTTTTGGCTGCATTCAGGCCACCTTTCTAACCACTCTCACCTTCCAACTGCCCTACTGTGGCCCCAATGAGGTGGACTATTACTTCTGTGATATCCCAGTGATGCTGAAGCTGGCTTGTGCGGACACCTCAGCCCTGGAGATGGTGGGGTTCATCAGCGTGGGCCTCATGCCCCTCAGCTGTTTCCTTCTCATTCTTACCTCCTACAGTCGCATCGTCTGCTCCATCCTGCAGATCCGCTCTGCTGAGGGCCGACGCCACACCTTCTCCACCTGCAGTGCCCACCTCACCGCCATCCTCCTTTTCtatatgccagtggttctcatcTACCTGAGGCCAACCCCAAGCCCATGGCTAGATGCAACTGTTCAGCTCCTGAATAACCTGGTCACCCCCATGCTGAACCCCTTAATCTACAGCCTTAGGAATAAGGAGGTGAAATCCTCATTGAGGAAGGTCCTACATCAAGTGGGCTTCCTTCCTGAGCAGTTGTAG